In one Candidatus Binatia bacterium genomic region, the following are encoded:
- a CDS encoding glycoside hydrolase family 15 protein: MDLYSTAKHIADPYLIDESLDLNHLPIGAHGVIGDGYSAALVRVDGAIDWLCWPRFDSPSLFSALLDPERGGYTAITPIKRPFESLQRYDPDTNVLETLFKVPGRGVARLTDFMPWTDDPRASIHEVHRRIECLEGEVEFSIVFDPRFDYARVAPLIEIAEHGVVAESPSGERVIAVVGQGPHWQHRPNGGVEAKVKLRAGQRIWMIISWDAADPEPPAAYRPFDLLRTTRLRWRQWSSQLQYDGPFRHNVVRSALTMKLLTYAPTGGMVAAPTTSLPEWIGGRRNWDYRYAWIRDAALAVRSNNLVGCRTEARDFFHFIRDTISTDNGLEVMYAIDGKRVPEEEEIHHLRGYRQSGPVRIGNGAREQLQIDSAGALVDAAHLYEHFGGTLTVRAWRKLRRIVEEMRQIWREPDHGIWEPRDGKRQNTHSKLMSWLALDRGAGIARAFGDMPLHNAWLEEARLVHADICANALDSTGKHFVAVYGEDRADATLLLLAGHGFLPEDHPLIRSTVDFVRRELATGPYLHRYRADDGVGGEEGAFVLCGFWLAETLALQGQLDDALEVFTAHIDASNHLGLLAEEINPSSGELLGNFPQAFSHLGLINAAMRLDQALRFRDEGLHSVPHLIGGTPRRIG, encoded by the coding sequence ATGGATCTCTACAGCACCGCCAAACACATCGCCGATCCCTATCTGATTGATGAATCCCTCGATCTGAATCATCTTCCGATCGGGGCGCACGGCGTTATCGGGGACGGATACTCAGCGGCTCTGGTGCGGGTGGACGGGGCGATTGACTGGCTTTGCTGGCCTCGTTTTGACAGCCCCAGCCTGTTCTCGGCTCTGCTGGACCCGGAGCGTGGCGGGTATACAGCGATTACCCCCATAAAGCGGCCGTTCGAGAGCCTGCAGCGGTATGACCCCGACACGAATGTGCTGGAGACCCTGTTCAAGGTCCCCGGCCGCGGCGTGGCTCGATTGACGGATTTCATGCCATGGACAGATGATCCGCGCGCGTCGATCCATGAAGTGCATCGTCGGATCGAATGCCTGGAGGGGGAAGTCGAATTTTCGATCGTTTTTGATCCGCGCTTTGACTATGCGCGTGTGGCCCCCCTGATCGAGATTGCCGAGCACGGGGTGGTGGCCGAGAGCCCCAGTGGCGAGCGCGTGATCGCGGTGGTCGGGCAGGGTCCGCATTGGCAGCATCGCCCAAACGGTGGGGTAGAGGCGAAGGTCAAACTGCGAGCGGGTCAGCGAATCTGGATGATCATCTCCTGGGACGCGGCTGATCCCGAGCCGCCCGCGGCTTACCGCCCCTTCGATCTGCTGAGAACCACGCGTCTGCGGTGGCGACAATGGTCCTCCCAGTTGCAATACGATGGCCCGTTTCGTCATAACGTCGTGCGATCTGCCCTGACCATGAAACTGCTGACCTATGCGCCAACCGGTGGCATGGTCGCCGCGCCGACGACCTCGCTTCCCGAGTGGATTGGAGGTCGTCGAAATTGGGACTACCGCTACGCCTGGATTCGCGATGCGGCACTGGCGGTTCGCTCGAATAATCTGGTGGGTTGTCGGACCGAGGCACGGGACTTCTTTCACTTCATTCGAGATACGATTTCGACCGATAATGGCCTCGAAGTGATGTATGCGATCGATGGGAAGCGGGTGCCCGAGGAGGAGGAAATTCACCATTTGCGCGGGTATCGCCAGTCGGGCCCGGTGCGGATCGGCAACGGGGCCCGCGAGCAACTACAGATCGATTCGGCGGGCGCGCTCGTGGATGCCGCTCATCTCTACGAACATTTTGGCGGGACGCTCACCGTGCGAGCCTGGCGAAAGTTGCGCCGAATCGTGGAGGAGATGCGCCAGATTTGGCGAGAGCCAGATCACGGAATCTGGGAGCCGCGGGATGGCAAGCGGCAGAATACTCACTCCAAGTTGATGAGCTGGCTGGCTCTGGATCGAGGGGCGGGTATCGCGCGTGCTTTTGGCGATATGCCGCTGCATAATGCATGGCTGGAAGAAGCGCGGCTGGTGCATGCCGATATCTGTGCCAATGCGCTCGACAGCACGGGTAAGCATTTTGTCGCGGTCTATGGCGAAGACCGTGCGGACGCGACCCTGCTCCTTCTGGCGGGGCATGGATTTCTCCCTGAAGACCATCCCTTGATTCGCTCCACAGTCGATTTTGTTCGCCGAGAGTTGGCCACCGGTCCTTACCTGCACCGCTACCGGGCGGACGATGGCGTCGGGGGGGAAGAAGGTGCCTTTGTCCTCTGCGGATTCTGGTTGGCCGAGACTCTGGCGCTGCAGGGGCAACTCGATGATGCGCTGGAGGTTTTCACAGCGCATATCGATGCATCCAATCATCTTGGTTTGTTGGCCGAGGAGATCAACCCGTCGAGTGGCGAGCTTCTGGGGAACTTTCCCCAGGCCTTCAGCCACCTCGGTCTGATCAACGCAGCGATGCGATTGGATCAGGCCCTGCGTTTTCGTGATGAGGGCCTGCACTCGGTGCCCCATTTGATCGGTGGGACGCCCCGGCGCATCGGTTAG
- a CDS encoding cytochrome P450: MSELSEITAERIISDDAYGNLGYPWREWDILRAQSPVHPFLDWDIPFHAVTRHEAIAQVGKTPEIWQNGPRLIIGNMEESTDLDFDRPPTLIEMDPPMHAQHRMLIAKKFTPRNVRKLHPDIERICGKIVDDLLEQGGDTEVDFVDRVSAPVPIAVIAWMLGVPESDWELIFDWTNQQLGSNDPEYSGEEDASVVATRALVEMFTYFTGLVEKRKKDPKDDLISLFCNAEVDGKPLELIQILAWCQIIMVAGNETTRNGTSRGLMALIDNPDQLHLFQSDPDNLMKPMLEEILRWTSPIIHFARTASCDTELQGTKFKQGDHIAIFFPSANRQEDLFADPYKFRIDRFPNNHLAFGVGEHFCAGAHIARLELEMIFKHLLPRIEEIELAGEPSRLHSNLVGGIKRLPIRYRLRAA; this comes from the coding sequence ATGAGCGAGTTAAGCGAAATCACCGCCGAGCGGATCATCAGCGACGATGCCTACGGCAACTTGGGGTACCCCTGGCGGGAATGGGACATCCTTCGAGCCCAATCCCCAGTTCACCCGTTTCTCGACTGGGACATTCCTTTCCACGCCGTCACACGCCATGAGGCGATCGCTCAGGTCGGGAAAACCCCGGAAATCTGGCAAAACGGACCCCGACTGATCATCGGGAATATGGAGGAGTCCACCGATCTCGATTTCGATCGACCGCCGACCCTGATCGAAATGGATCCTCCCATGCACGCTCAGCATCGAATGCTGATTGCCAAAAAGTTCACGCCACGGAATGTCCGGAAACTCCACCCCGATATCGAACGGATCTGCGGCAAAATCGTCGATGACCTTCTCGAACAGGGTGGTGATACGGAAGTTGATTTTGTCGACAGGGTTTCGGCCCCGGTCCCCATCGCCGTCATCGCCTGGATGTTGGGGGTTCCCGAATCGGATTGGGAATTGATCTTCGATTGGACCAACCAGCAACTCGGCAGCAACGATCCGGAGTACTCGGGGGAAGAGGACGCCAGCGTGGTGGCCACCCGCGCGCTCGTCGAAATGTTCACCTACTTCACCGGACTCGTCGAAAAACGAAAGAAGGATCCCAAGGACGATCTGATCAGCCTCTTCTGCAATGCCGAAGTCGACGGCAAGCCTCTCGAGCTGATTCAGATTCTCGCCTGGTGTCAGATCATCATGGTCGCCGGCAATGAAACCACCCGCAATGGCACCAGCCGCGGACTCATGGCTCTGATCGACAATCCGGACCAGCTCCATCTCTTCCAAAGCGATCCGGATAACCTGATGAAGCCGATGCTCGAGGAGATCCTGCGCTGGACCAGTCCGATCATTCATTTCGCACGAACCGCGTCCTGCGACACCGAACTTCAGGGGACCAAATTCAAACAGGGCGACCATATCGCGATCTTTTTCCCCTCGGCGAACCGCCAGGAAGATCTGTTCGCGGACCCCTACAAGTTCCGCATCGATCGGTTTCCCAACAACCATCTCGCTTTTGGCGTGGGAGAACATTTCTGCGCAGGCGCCCATATCGCGCGGCTCGAGCTCGAGATGATCTTCAAGCATCTCCTTCCGCGGATCGAAGAAATCGAGTTGGCCGGCGAACCCTCCCGACTGCACTCCAATCTCGTCGGGGGCATCAAACGCCTGCCGATTCGGTACCGACTCCGCGCCGCATAA
- a CDS encoding Coq4 family protein, with amino-acid sequence MKNDPPRYEIPKRDWPLAFRVIRRVIENPERTDDIIEIINALAGPSFEKAYQRFYKSSGGQQLLRDRPDLFATLSDREALQRLPEGSFGQVYADFMQRGGITPAGLMEAGEIARERLDRPDDLEIDPNREFFGQRLRDQHDLWHVLSGYGMDEAGEAANLAFSVSQFPNPGMAFIAMASVFVQPNLKTATWGRYLFQAWRRGRTLAKTLPQVRYEELLPLPLDEVRQRLGIPEPAAFHPTGIAILKGSKGNAGMGEVVWGFPSRPAVATAA; translated from the coding sequence ATGAAAAACGATCCCCCCCGTTACGAAATTCCCAAGAGAGACTGGCCTTTAGCCTTTCGAGTGATCCGGCGCGTGATCGAAAACCCCGAGAGAACCGATGATATCATCGAGATCATCAATGCTCTCGCGGGGCCCAGTTTCGAGAAAGCCTACCAGCGCTTCTACAAATCCTCCGGTGGCCAGCAGCTGCTTCGGGATCGACCCGACCTTTTTGCGACGTTGTCCGATCGGGAGGCCCTTCAGCGGCTGCCCGAAGGATCCTTCGGGCAGGTCTATGCGGACTTCATGCAACGCGGCGGAATCACCCCAGCGGGATTGATGGAGGCCGGCGAGATTGCGCGAGAGCGCCTGGATCGCCCGGACGATTTGGAAATCGATCCCAATCGAGAATTTTTCGGCCAGCGCCTGCGCGATCAGCACGACCTCTGGCACGTTCTGAGCGGCTACGGCATGGACGAGGCCGGCGAAGCCGCGAACCTCGCCTTTTCAGTCTCGCAATTCCCCAACCCGGGCATGGCCTTCATCGCGATGGCCTCAGTCTTTGTCCAACCCAACCTCAAGACCGCGACCTGGGGACGCTATTTGTTCCAGGCCTGGCGTCGCGGGCGCACTCTGGCCAAAACCCTGCCTCAGGTCCGCTACGAAGAACTCCTGCCGCTGCCGCTCGACGAAGTGCGCCAGCGCCTCGGAATCCCCGAGCCGGCAGCCTTCCACCCGACCGGGATTGCGATCCTCAAGGGGAGCAAAGGCAACGCCGGCATGGGCGAAGTTGTGTGGGGATTCCCGAGCCGACCCGCGGTCGCGACAGCTGCTTGA
- the bioF gene encoding 8-amino-7-oxononanoate synthase: protein MTLSHDLGTELAALEDQDLRRIRRTVGGLQGPSIELHGRRVLCLASNNYLGLAGDPRVVAGGVAALEAGGAGAGASPLISGHMQAHEAFEIALADWQGTEAALVFGSGYHANIGVIGALVGAGDVVFSDELNHASLIDGCRLSKARRVIYRHRDLADLESKLRESPGRRRLIVTDSVFSMDGDLAPLEGLVSLARQYDAEILLDEAHAVGVFGDEGGGYADALGLGAEVAIRMGTLGKAFGSYGAFVSGSRELIDLLVNRARAYVFSTGLPPATVGSAAAALEIIRSEPEIRERLWRNARRLHAGLAERGCAMQPFESPILPVVIGSSADVLHVAQQSLAEGVFAPAIRPPTVAEGTARLRVTPIATHTEAEMDAAAHILNAARERR, encoded by the coding sequence ATGACCTTGTCCCACGATCTCGGCACCGAGCTTGCCGCTCTCGAGGATCAGGACCTGCGACGAATCCGCCGGACGGTGGGCGGATTGCAAGGTCCGTCGATCGAGTTGCATGGCCGACGCGTCCTCTGTCTGGCTTCGAATAATTATCTGGGGTTGGCGGGCGATCCGCGCGTGGTTGCGGGCGGTGTCGCGGCACTCGAGGCGGGCGGCGCGGGTGCAGGAGCTTCGCCCTTGATCAGTGGCCATATGCAGGCGCATGAAGCCTTCGAGATCGCTCTGGCTGATTGGCAGGGAACCGAAGCGGCTTTGGTCTTTGGTTCGGGCTACCACGCCAATATCGGCGTGATCGGAGCTCTGGTCGGAGCGGGAGACGTCGTTTTCAGCGATGAATTGAATCACGCCAGCTTGATTGATGGTTGCCGGTTGTCCAAGGCGCGGCGCGTGATCTACCGGCACCGCGATCTGGCGGACCTCGAGAGCAAGCTGCGCGAATCCCCGGGGCGAAGGCGCCTCATCGTTACAGACTCGGTATTCAGCATGGACGGAGATCTCGCGCCCCTGGAAGGGCTGGTTTCCCTCGCCCGACAATATGATGCTGAAATCCTGCTCGATGAGGCTCACGCGGTGGGCGTCTTTGGTGACGAGGGTGGGGGGTATGCGGATGCTCTCGGCCTCGGAGCCGAGGTCGCGATACGGATGGGAACTTTGGGCAAAGCGTTTGGCAGCTACGGCGCCTTCGTCTCGGGTTCCCGCGAGTTGATCGATTTGTTGGTGAATCGCGCGCGAGCCTACGTGTTTTCAACGGGTCTACCGCCTGCGACCGTGGGTTCGGCGGCAGCGGCCCTCGAAATCATTCGCAGCGAACCTGAAATCCGCGAACGGCTCTGGCGCAATGCTCGCCGACTGCATGCCGGATTGGCCGAACGAGGGTGCGCGATGCAACCCTTCGAGAGCCCGATTCTCCCCGTGGTCATCGGTAGTTCCGCCGACGTTCTGCATGTGGCGCAGCAGTCTCTTGCCGAGGGCGTTTTCGCGCCGGCGATTCGTCCGCCGACGGTCGCCGAAGGTACGGCACGGCTTCGCGTGACACCGATTGCCACGCATACCGAGGCTGAAATGGATGCCGCGGCGCATATTTTGAACGCCGCCAGAGAGCGTCGATGA